The sequence below is a genomic window from Setaria italica strain Yugu1 chromosome IV, Setaria_italica_v2.0, whole genome shotgun sequence.
AATTTACAGTCCCAAGGAAACATAATCTGTTCTGGTTGAAACATCGCCGACGTACAAAAATGGAAGTGTATGAAGTTATGAACTAACATGGCAACCAAATGTAAACCTGCACATTTATTGGCCTAACTCAAACCCATTGCCTACCAAATTAGGTACACTACTACACTCATCCTGCCAGGACCAGGCCGATAAATAATTGGCCATAATCTACAATATTGTCGGTCTACTGCACAGGAACAGGCCGCCAGACTCGATTCTTTGCTTCTGCCTCCACTTCTCAAAGAGGAGGTCCTCACTCTGCCGCAGATGCAGATAGTCGTCAATGTGAAATGACGAGGTTCCAGCAAAATGAGGGCAGCTGCTTTGGCGAATCCCGACCTCCTCAAACCTGGCCAGCAGTTTATCTTTAGAGGCAGTTGAAGTGGAGTAGTCTCCAGGGCTCCAGCTCCCACGGCTGCTCACAGTCTGATTGCTAGTGCTGCATGCCATGCTTTCTCCCTGAAAATGATCAATTCGCCATGCAATCAGAGAAAAGGTAACATGTTGGTGGCATTAATGTTGAAAATATTAGCTCAGCCATTTCACAAAACATCCTTTCCATTTAAGAGTAATGTGTAATATTCTACATTTTAAGAATAAGAAACATATTACTGCTTCTATAGAAAATGGTGTCATCGTTACCTCAGCCTTGGTTTTGCATGGGGAGGTTTGAAGATCATTGGCAGTTTCCCATTGCAGCCAAGGAAGGACAACGCCATCTGCCTCAGCAGGTGAAGCAACTTTCGGGAGAGCCACTGGAGTTTCCATCATAGCATGATGTAACACATCTTTCCTTGTTGAACTTGTGTCACTTCTTTCTCCATCAAAAGATGAAAAGTCGGTGTCTTCAACGTTTGATAGGAAATCTTCAAAGTATTGCTCGGCCTCTTCAGTAAGTCGTTTTGACACCTTTGATCTATCATTGCTCCTCTGGAAGAAAATTCACATCAAATTTTTAATCTGTGGGTAGTAACTGGAAACAACGGCAACCAAGCAAGCTTACCCTTCTGTGCCGCGGCTGCCTTTGGAGATTTGCAGTCTTCTTAGGAGTAGGTAGCAGTTCTCTAACTATTTTTGTGAGCTCATGACCATGTTGTTCTTCTGCGGCCAATTGAGCTAACAATTCCTGTTTCCGCTTCTCTGACTGAAAGATGCACAGAAAATGCAAAAATGCATGTTGAGTAAAGAATCAGAATTAacacaaattaaaaaaaattatgtttccATAGAAGCATACCTCTTCCAATTTACTAGTATAGCTCCTTCGGAGCTCAGTAATAACTTGAGTTGGTTGTGCATCACTACTTAATGCCTTTTCTGGAGGTTCTGATTTTGTCACGGCCTAGAGAATGCACAGATAAAAGAGAACGCAATCAGAGCTATTGGATAATAGCTTTACAGTTCTAGCGAACACTGGCAGCTGATGGGCTGATATGAGCTCTCAGTAGAAGACATGATGTTCACAATATAGATTTTAGAATTTAGCTCTAGAGCACACCTAGtaagaaaatatttttgatCAAAGATATGCTTCTGCTGCATCACCATGCCAACAAGTTACTACCATAAACTCAACCTGACCGTTACATATCTAGGAATCAATGTTGTTTCAATTTAAGAAGAAATATTCTGCATATCCTTCTGTGATGATGTGAAATTACAGCTTTAGGATAAGCACTCCAGAAATTAAGACCATACTTCTTCATATAAATAGAAAGACTATATGATAGCATGGAACCCATTAAGTAAACACTCCAAATAAAAGCATGTAATATTGTGTCCATGACCATACCACACAGAAGCATATATCAGTACTAATTTCAACATATCAGCATGACAGCATAAAACAAGAAACGAAAGTAAAGTGCAAACTTTTCTGGGGTGTCTACTGTCTAAATCGGAACTGGAATCATTAGCTTAGAACTCTGCCCCCAGCATGTCTCGGCATGTGAAATCCTATCTCTCTGTAAATATAAAACGAATCTGAGGCCCCAGGACTAAAAACTTAAACTGTAGCATACTATCCAAGTAAGCTTTTTGGAACAGGGTACGTGACCAATGAAGACCTATACCCGTCCAGTGAAATACTTCTCATCCAGAAAAGTCCCTTGCATTTGCTGTTGAGAcacacactactagaaaaaacAGCTCTAGTACCGGGCCgaaacccccctctagtaccagttgtgcaaccggtactagccATCCGGTACTAGAGAGGGGTCCCTTTAGTACGGGTTgaaataaccagtactaaagggtgtTCAAATTTAAAAAATGAAAATCCGCCGCCAGNNNNNNNNNNNNNNNNNNNNNNNNNNNNNNNNNNNNNNNNNNNNNNNNNNNNNNNNNNNNNNNNNNNNNNNNNNNNNNNNNNNNNNNNNNNNNNNNNNNNTCATGGGCCCCGCCACCGATCTTAGTTGACGCCCCTGAAAGTCGGAACGCTCTCCTCCTTCTTATTACCCTCTCCCGCCGCCCCACCACTTCCCCTCCGAATCCGCTCCGCCTCCCCTGCGcatccgctgccgccgcctccgcccccccccccatccgcctccgccgccgcggctccacCCCGCCACCTCCACTCCGCCTCCCCTCCACATCCGCCGTTGCCTCGGCCCCgctcgctcctcctccgcccgcggCCTGCCCGCCCCGCCACCCCGCCCCTTCtgcaccgtcgccgccacctcacctcgccccgccgccgctcctcaccgccggtgaggcgagtggaggggggaggggaggagaggtaCATGAAGGGGTCGGCCGGTGAGGTGAGAGcacaaggaggaagaggaagggagaggaagCCAGataggagagagggagagaagataGCAGAGGAGATGAGGATGAGGGAGCGGAGCGGAGGGAGCTGTGAGGAGATAAGGAGGGGctggggcgggcggcgcgtgcgTGGAATCGCACGAAAAATCTAAGTGTTTGCGGTGGAGACCATCTAGTACCGGATTAGgggctccatccggtactagaggtcaCCCTCTAAGTACtggttggagcctccacccggtactaaatcctccaaccggtactagagggtgacCTCTGGTATcgggtggagcccccacccggtactagagggcctTTGGGGGTTCCCAAACTTAGATCCGGTATTAGTGCTACCATTAGTACTAGGTCTAAAGCTAACCGGTACAAACCCTCGGGACGAGAGgttatttttctagtagtgacgGCAATCTTGCATTGCCATACTCATCATGACATCATATCAATCAAAGCTTTGTGCGCATAAGAAGCTAGAGAAATCATCTAAGCAAAGGTAAGGTAACCAAAGGcgaagaaacgataaagggctTCACTGTGTACAAGATACCTTTTCAAGCTGAGTCCTGATTTCTTCAACAGCTTGCCTAACTTCTTTACGCATTACATCATACAATACATTTCCAGCCTCATCACTAATTTGGTGGTCCTATCAAATTAAAGTATAGAAAGCAATAAGAATAACCAATAAACTCATGCTATTTGCATAATCTAGTTTCgattaaaaaaatgaagatTATGAAATCACCTTGTCAAGACCATATACTGCCTTCTGATTCCTGATATGGAAAGAGTGAGAACTCCTAGAATCATCATCAGTAAGCGAAGAATGGCTCTGCAGAAGTCAAGATAATAATGCACATTAAGAAATTCCAATCGTACAAAACAATAGTTAAAACTTGAGGCTACAAGAACCCATCATACAGCCAAAATTTAGTATACAGCAAACAACAGATAAGGACAGATTTAATGTTATTATGCTTATGCATCTATGAATGAAACCGTAGAGTTTATTGTACAACCTGGTACTAGGATACTGTAGCACAACCCTTTTCTATAAAGAGGAAGTTATTTGATATCTTATCTGATTTCAGCCCAAATaatataaagaaaataaaatgtacTCACCGAGCTGCTATCTCGTGAATAAAAGAAATCCTTTTGACTTGTAGACCTCTTCAAAGCTTGATTTGCTTTAGATGGCTTATTGAATGAATTCTGCAGGCTATTGCCACTACTACTTTTAGTATGTATCCCCCTAGAAACATTCCGGTGAGAAACTTCCATATCATTCTGCATTCAAAAACATAAACCCagattaaaaataataaaaattgtacATATAAGAACTGTGATAGATATTTACATCAAACACAGAAATGGAGCAAGCATAGAATATAAGTATCATGGGGTTTTCAAAAGGAATAAACATTGGGTAATTGAACAGGAATGGTGTAGTGCACGATCACAGCAAAGCATAAAAAACTTGAGTTAAGTAACCTAAAATATTTGATAACAGAAAAATAACTTGAGGCACTGGAAGTACAATTGACCTCAGAAGAACACTGGTAAGCATAACTGCATCATAACCGCACAGTGACTTTCAAACTTAAGGAAATAATTTCATACTAGACTGACAGACAACATCAGCATACTGAAGCTAACAATCAAACAGAGAGTATAATCAACCAAACAACTGAAGCAACAATAGACAATGCAAACATAGTGTTGGGTATATGTTGCCATGTTGGTGCATTATCAGATACTATATTGTGATTTGGTATCAAGTCTGAAATGCACCAGTTACCCACTTTCACTACTCTTCCAATCTGATTGCAGGATATCAACAATACAAGCATATAATTAAACCAAACTTTATCTGTAAACATGAATGATCATAACCAGAACTTTGAGGGAGAAACAGTAAAAGGCATTGGAACTTCAGTCGTACAGCACAACAGGTATTAATGTTATTCAGGATAAAGCGCCTTGTTGTCTTCACAGTTGTcacaaaatggaaaagaaaacgcTTGCCTATTTTGCTGTATAGAAGATATGTGTATTTCTACTTTCCTAACAGGTCAATGCAAAACCACCCAGGCACCCACAAAAACAGGATTCAATTATCCCCAAGCAAGTTTAATCTAAAATTGAATCCACCCCTGAACTAAatgccattatgaaaaaaaataacatagagcaaaatttaaaaaataacatAGAGCAGAAAATCTAGCAGCAGTCTACAGGCACTCACATCAGAATCGCACCACCGATGCCGATCCATGGAAGCGCGCCGGTCCACTGACGCATACCGCTGCCTCCTCGCCGCAGGGCCGCCATTCGCCGCACTGGGCGCCACGCCTCGTCgctcggccggcggccgcgacaCGGAGCGCCCCCGCTGCAGCGACGACTCCGTCTCCCTGGCGTACCGCGCGGTGGAGctccgccgaccgccgccgccgcccttctcgGCGGGCGCCGGGAACCTCGACCGGCCGCGCCCAACActttcctcctcgtcgtcgtcttcggaCTCCGCCCTGGCCCGGAAGAACTCGTCGGCGAGGTCGTCGAGGCTGACCTCCGGCGGGAACGCGCCGCCCCGCACCTTGTTGACGAACCTCGAGGACGGCGTCGCCTCGTCCtcgggcgacggcgacggcggcgggaacCGGCTCAGGCTCCTCGACCGCCGGACGctgctgcccccgccgccgccgctgcctccggaggccgcctgccgcccgcgcgtGGCGGAGCCCGCGTCCTCCAGGGCCGCGAAGGCGTCCCCCCGCCTCGCCCCCGAGCggaacaccgccgccgccatcgcccgccggcggccggggctAGCTAGGGTTCCGAGCAGTCGCTAGCTACCCAAATCCAAATCCTCCCCAGCTACCCTCTCCTCCTCGTGGGGAAGGTGTATTTTCAGATAAGAGACGGAGATGGCGATGACGGGAAACAGCTTCGAGTGCACCGAGCAGAATTGGAacgaattcttttccatatgctGCCGCAGTCTGTCAACTCCAAACGCATTTACCCTCtctccaaaaaaacaaaaaactcaaACCCGCATGACACATGTGCCTCGCGGTGGCGTGGACTCTGTCCGGACCCACCTGTCACTGGAGACGGAGGGAGGAGGTAAATGCCACAGCTGGTGCGTGGAGTCGGGTGGAGGATGGTGTGCGATCGAGCGAATTCGAATTTTAAACTTGCTCCGCGTTTTGAGGGGAATTTACGATGCTCGACAAAAGCAGGCATGGCACACGCATTGAACTGCACTACTCCGTCAGACGCCCCGGTTTGAAATTCGAGGCAACGGTTGGCCCACCAGAACGAGCATGGTGTGCCAGCGTCTacgaggccttgtttagttggggaatttgggaggtgccaaattactgttacagcactgtagcacactgtagcgtttcgtttgtatttgtgaattattgtccaaatattgactaattaggctcaaaagattcgtctcgcaaaatacaacaaaactgtgcaattagtttttaatttcatctacatttagtactccatgcatgtaccgcaagtttgatgtgatggggaatcttctttttgcatagtgtcaaagttgggagttgggagtaactaaacatggcctcgtGATGGCCGAATGGTAATCATGGGATGGGGATCGTACAGCTTGGGCATCTATGATGTACAGGAGGCGGCCGTATGACGGGGGCCACATGGCGCACGGGATCCCCTGGTGGTTGGATGTCGTTGCACCGGCAGCGTGACCACGCCGCGCGTTGGCCTTCGCttctctcgccgccgccccgcccgtgACCCACCGAACAAGGCCGCGCCATCGGCCAATCGCGTCTTCCTCCCCGTGCTGCTACTTCCGTTGGAACGGAGGCGCACGCACCGTGcgctccgccggcgcccgcctCGCGGAACTCGCCGCGGCGCGCGACATGGATGGGCGGGGTGGCAGAGAGTGCAGGCACGGCTGCTGGGAAAAACGAGCGGGAAAATTTGAACCGCTCCTCTGCAGTCTGCAGTGGTCGGGTGGCTCAATGATTGGATCGTGGGGATTTCAGGAAGCCAGGAAGAGCATCGGctcttgggccatgtttagttaggccgtgtttagttggggaatttgggaggtgccaaattactgttagagcactgtagcacactgtagcgtttcgtttgtatttgtgaattattgtccaaatattgactaattaggttcaaaagattcgtctcgcaaagtacaacaaaactgtgcaattagtttttaatttcatctacatttagtactccatgcatgtaccgcaagtttgatgtgatggggaatcNNNNNNNNNNNNNNNNNNNNNNNNNNNNNNNNNNNNNNNNNNNNNNNNNNNNNNNNNNNNNNNNNNNNNNNNNNNNNNNNNNNNNNNNNNNNNNNNNNNNNNNNNNNNNNNNNNNNNNNNNNNNNNNNNNNNNNNNNNNNNNNNNNNNNNNNNNNNNNNNNNNNNNNNNNNNNNNNNNNNNNNNNNNNNNNNNNNNNNNNNNNNNNNNNNNNNNNNNNNNNNNNNNNNNNNNNNNNNNNNNNNNNNNNNNNNNNNNNNNNNNNNNNNNNNNNNNNNNNNNNNNNNNNNNNNNNNNNNNNNNNNNNNNNNNNNNNNNNNNNNNNNNNNNNNNNNNNNNNNNNNNNNNNNNNNNNNNNNNNNNNNNNNNNNNNNNNNNNNNNNNNNNNNNNNNNNNNNNNNNNNNNNNNNNNNNNNNNNNNNNNNNNNNNNNNNNNNNNNNNNNNNNNNNNNNNNNNNNNNNNNNNNNNNNNNNNNNNNNNNNNNNNNNNNNNNNNNNNNNNNNNNNNNNNNNNNNNNNNNNNNNNNNNNNNNNNNNNNNNNNNNNNNNNNNNNNNNNNNNNNNNNNNNNNNNNNNNNNNNNNNNNNNNNNNNNNNNNNNNNNNNNNNNNNNNNNNNNNNNNNNNNNNNNNNNNNNNNNNNNNNNNNNNNNNNNNNNNNNNNNNNNNNNNNNNNNNNNNNNNNNNNNNNNNNNNNNNNNNNNNNNNNNNNNNNNNNNNNNNNNNNNNNNNNNNNNNNNNNNNNNNNNNNNNNNNNNNNNNNNNNNNNNNNNNNNNNNNNNNNNNNNNNNNNNNNNNNNNNNNNNNNNNNNNNNNNNNNNNNNNNNNNNNNNNNNNNNNNNNNNNNNNNNNNNNNNNNNNNNNNNNNNNNNNNNNNNNNNNNNNNNNNNNNN
It includes:
- the LOC101783368 gene encoding serine/arginine repetitive matrix protein 2, which codes for MAAAVFRSGARRGDAFAALEDAGSATRGRQAASGGSGGGGGSSVRRSRSLSRFPPPSPSPEDEATPSSRFVNKVRGGAFPPEVSLDDLADEFFRARAESEDDDEEESVGRGRSRFPAPAEKGGGGGRRSSTARYARETESSLQRGRSVSRPPAERRGVAPSAANGGPAARRQRYASVDRRASMDRHRWCDSDNDMEVSHRNVSRGIHTKSSSGNSLQNSFNKPSKANQALKRSTSQKDFFYSRDSSSSHSSLTDDDSRSSHSFHIRNQKAVYGLDKDHQISDEAGNVLYDVMRKEVRQAVEEIRTQLEKAVTKSEPPEKALSSDAQPTQVITELRRSYTSKLEESEKRKQELLAQLAAEEQHGHELTKIVRELLPTPKKTANLQRQPRHRRRSNDRSKVSKRLTEEAEQYFEDFLSNVEDTDFSSFDGERSDTSSTRKDVLHHAMMETPVALPKVASPAEADGVVLPWLQWETANDLQTSPCKTKAEGESMACSTSNQTVSSRGSWSPGDYSTSTASKDKLLARFEEVGIRQSSCPHFAGTSSFHIDDYLHLRQSEDLLFEKWRQKQRIESGGLFLCSRPTIL